From the Periophthalmus magnuspinnatus isolate fPerMag1 chromosome 1, fPerMag1.2.pri, whole genome shotgun sequence genome, one window contains:
- the LOC117382508 gene encoding pannexin-1-like, which yields MAIAHVATEYVFSDFLLKDPTDGQSNKYKGVRLELAVDKIVTFLSVGLPLFLISLAFAQEVSVGTQISCFAPTNFSWRQAYYVDSFCWAAVQQQSENTPLWLHKFFPYILLLFAILLYIPALCWRFTAAPHLSSDLSFIMEELDRFYNRAIRLAKNLASLDSKDGTDDSQSALDLTEGCFKYPLVEHYLKTKRFSRRLVVRYLASRGLTLLILLLACIYLGYYIQLASFTDEFPCDLRKGLLQNDSFVPSAVQCKLVAVGVFRLLSYINLVVYILLAPLVIYAAIGPARQSSGFLQPYAMLPGFGTLGVITPVYNDLSIYLLFLQENLSQLKSYKCLQVLELLQESSDEGFDTMCLLQTLGQVRTDVIDGKRGTCVLKNEVQENTEQNEK from the exons ATGGCGATCGCGCACGTAGCCACCGAATATGTCTTCAGCGATTTCTTATTGAAGGATCCAACGGACGGACAGAGTAATAAGTATAAAGGTGTGCGCCTGGAGCTCGCTGTGGACAAAATAGTCACGTTTCTTTCCGTGGGGCTACCTTTATTTCTCATCTCTCTCGCCTTTGCTCAAGAGGTGTCCGTGG GTACACAGATCAGTTGCTTTGCTCCAACAAACTTCTCCTGGAGACAAGCATACTATGTTGACTCATTCTGTTGGGCAGCAGTACAGCAGCAATCTGAGAACACCCCACTATGGTTACATAAG tttttcccATACATCCTGCTCTTATTTGCCATCCTCCTGTACATCCCCGCTCTGTGTTGGAGGTTCACAGCTGCTCCACACCTTTCCTCAGACCTCAGTTTTATCATGGAGGAGCTGGATCGTTTTTATAATCGCGCAATTCGTCTGGCCAAGAATCTGGCTTCTTTAGATAGCAAGGATGGAACTGATGACTCTCAAAG TGCCTTGGACCTGACAGAAGGCTGCTTCAAATATCCATTAGTGGAGCATTATCTCAAGACCAAGCGCTTCTCTCGCCGCCTCGTGGTCAGATACTTGGCATCTCGTGGTCTCACCCTGCTGATTCTGCTGCTGGCCTGCATATACCTTGGTTACTACATCCAACTGGCCTCCTTCACAGACGAGTTTCCTTGTGACTTGAGAAAAGGCTTACTTCAAAACGATAGCTTTGTACCCTCAGCAGTGCAGTGCAAGCTCGTGGCAGTGGGTGTGTTCAGGCTACTCAGTTATATCAACCTGGTAGTCTACATcctcctggctcctctggtgaTCTATGCCGCCATCGGACCGGCACGGCAGAGTTCGGGCTTCCTCCAGCCTTATGCTATGCTCCCTGGGTTTGGCACTTTAGGAGTGATTACCCCGGTTTATAATGATCTGAGCATTTATTTACTGTTTCTGCAGGAGAATCTGAGCCAGCTGAAGTCATACAAGTGCCTCCAG GTACTGGAGTTGTTACAAGAATCAAGTGATGAGGGATTTGACACCATGTGCCTGTTGCAAACTTTGGGTCAAGTGAGGACAGATGTGATTGACGGTAAGAGGGGGACATGTGTGCTCAAGAATGAAGTGCaagaaaatacagaacaaaatgaaaa ATAA